GGTCTTGGCATTGGTGGTCTCGATCTCGAGTATCTTCCTTTGCTTCTCCGCCTTCATCTTCTCCGCATCGagctcaagcctcctcctttggatctccatgaaggccTTCATTTTTCTCTTCTTTTCTTGCCGGCGCTTCTCATCCCTTGTGTCCTTCTTGGTCATCATGCCTTCCAAAGTGGCATGCAAGGCAATCGACGCCGCATCGTGCTCCTCTTGCTGTGCGGTGGCGACCAGGGCAGCGGCGAACGCGGCTTCGAGCTTGCGTTCCTgcgcgtgcctccggcccttcctcttggccgacagCACGGCCCGCTcggcttcttcttggtcggcgtcGCCGTCTTGCGGGAGGCGCAGGGCTTGCCCTTGGCGGTGGCGACggaggcgaggccggaggaggCTAGAGAGGcgaggccgccggcggcggcgaggatcgACACGTCGTCCATGGCAAGCAGCCGGGAGCGCGAGCGGGTGGAGTTTTGTGGGAAAGAGAGGAAAATGAGTGTGGTTGTGCCGCCGACTGGCGAGCCAGGGGGAGGAGTAGGCGGGCGTTGCGCGCGTCCATTTCTTGTCCGTGCTGACACAAATGAGGCTCAAATTTTAGGCCGGGAATGGGTCTCCCAGCGGACAAAAAGCGGACGCGCATCCGTATGTGATGGTTTCGTTAATCTTGAACCTCAACTCTAATCTTGAGCTAGTAGACGTTGTACCTGGTGTTTCTCAATGAGAATTAAAAGGAAACTTCTACAATGACACACCATGCTTCTACGTTGTCCTTGGTGTTTCTCTTCTCGATGAGATTTAAAAGTAAGCTTTCACAATGACGTACCATGCATCTACATTGTACTGTACTCATCAGTGTTTCTCAAAGAACAATTAAGGCGAAACTTCCACGACGACTCAACTGTGCTTTCAGGCTGTACCACTCACATgaacagttttttttctttttgagacaTGTAGACTAGCTAGTAGGAAACTAATCATCACTCACCAAAGTCTGAAAGTCATGCACAAGGTCAGTAAGTGGGTTAAAACAACGATCGAGAAGACCAAAAAAGTATCCGTATCATATTCCTATAACGACTTGCCGCGAACTTCCACCACGCTTTGGCGCTTGCGTGCATCCCGCTCCATGTTTGATCCTGTCTCCCTATATATATGCAGTCCATCGTCCATGGATGTAGGAGTACATCAACAGCACAGCTTCAGTAATTTACAACGCCATCTCCACGTGTCGTCCGTCGATCTGCATAGTACTGTAACTCTGTAGGTGCCTGCCGCGACCGCAAGCATGTGCCAAGCCGCGAGAGTGTGCCACAACAATGGCCTGGTCGCGTCGGTGTCGTCTCTCCTGATCTCGTTCGTCATCAAGCCCCTGGCCAAGAACGCCATCCTCACGGGCAGGAGCGTCCtcgccctcctcgccggcgacggCACCGGCAACGCCAGCGCCGCGGCCGCTCCACGTGGGCAGCATTGCGAGGAGTGCGCCGCGAGGGACGGCGCGCGCCTGTCCAGCTCCGACGCGGCGGCGGTCATGGCGACCCTGGGCCTGGTTCCACGCCGGCGAGGcagtgacgacgacgacgacgacgggatggttgtgtgtggcggGTGCGAGGCGATGGGGGTGGTGGAGGAGGTGGCGTGGGGGAGCAAGGAGGCCGGGGAGGCGGAGCTGCGGGAGGCGTTCGGGGTGTTCGACCGGGACGGGGACGGGCTGGTGAGCGCGGCGGAGCTGTGGGGCGTGCTGCGGAGGCTCGGCATGACCGAGGGCGCCAGGTACGAGGACTGCGCCAGGATggtcgccgccgcagccgcccgccaCGGCGGCGTGGACGGGGGGCTCGGGTTCCCCGAGTTCAAAGCCATGATGGAGCACGCGGTTTAAGCACGTACGAAGTACAGTACGTATAATTGGCTAAAAAGTGGTGCACTGCGAGGTTAGACTGTTCAAGTCGCGTGGCTCATGCCCATATTTTTCATTGTTTCGTTGGTGTGTAGCTTCGGGTTGTTCCTCAGTCCGTTCGAAATCGAGCGTATGTTTTATCAGTGTTGTTGAATAATAAGATCGATGTGTACAAGCttcaagttaattaattaattacttgaCCGGAAATGCAACTATGCAAGGCTCAAAATGTGTGCCTTGACCAAGTAACACAAGGTCCTTCTGGCTTCTGAGTGGGCAGTGACATCGATGCTCATTTTGCTTGACATGCTGCTCTAGCACCGTGCATCCAATGGTCTTCCTTAGCAGACAAGGTACACAACACACGTAGTACGTTCCGATGCCTTGGCGTGCAATTCTCCCTTCCACCATGTACGTACTGGCCAAAACAAAATGACAAATTACATTTTGCCAAGGTGAGGGATGTGGCCGATGCGCGCCTGACCAAGACGGAAGCTCGCACGAAACATGGGCTGGGGCAATAATCTTAGCTCTGAATCATGGCCAGCTGCTGGTTTGCCGGCGGGCAGGCAGCGGCCACCGACATATCGTTCGTTTGTTCTTTGCATGCATGCCTGCCTGCAGACGTGGTCGGTCATGTCGGCAGCCTGCGGTACATACATCAGCACCGAAATGTATCTGCCGACCACCGATGTTTACTAGGTTGTCGGTTGTCCGTATGTAGGAAGCCTCGTCAGGGGCATTGCATTAGTCTATAAGCTAATCTTTTTTCTGATTCTCTCGACAAAAACTATGAGGATGAGAAAGAGACAAGTGAGTTTGCCGCAACCATCGGTGAACCTGATGTCTATCTTCCGACAGCACTACACGTTGATATTTTATTCTTCAGAAATGGAGATACACCTTATGCACTGtttcacaaaataaataaataaataccaaAACAGATGTAGTACCACCGCTcgtcttcttttcctttttttaaagGACTCaaatctattataaaagttcataAAGATTACAAAGCAACATCCAAATCATAAAAATGATACATCAGGGTCCATGGATCACCAAACAACCACTGCCATCATCATAACGAGCCGTCGGCGCGCGATGTCACCGCTGCCATATTGAAGCCGacctgaccttgtcgatgacaccTGACAAGTCTTTTTCATGCACGTGCACCTAATGACCAGTGTCCCAAAGCCACAGTAGTCGTCATTGAACCCTtgagtctaactaaagaactaacaCCAAACCATGCCGCTCCGAATAGCTAGTAGGAATCTTGGAGCTCAGTCTAATCCACCCCAACGGACGGACTTGAGGAGGATCAGAGCCCGAAGACTGACTCAAACAAGAAGCGTCACCATTTGTCTGAGCACTGCCCCTAAGATGATAACCCTAACAAATCTACTAGCTAGAACCGAGCCACCAGGATTTCCTTCCCCACCACCACCAGTAGCCGAAGCGGCAAGCATAGGGGAGGGGAATCCATGGGCTCGCCGACAAAGATCGAGGCCAGGAAGGCTTTACCCTAGTCGCTTTGCGAGAGGGGAAAGAAAGACATGGAACTATAatttgttttatatttaatttctTTGTGTGTCTTCTTTTGAAGCTATATCATGCAAGACACTCTTGAATTGTAATTATCTTGTGCCTGTATCATGCAAGCCACTCCTGTAATTGTAAATTGGTATCTCGGTTTTTCATTGGCTCGGTCAATATTGTGTCATCATATTCTTCCACTAAAGTGTGTCCATTGGCGTTCTGTACGAGCTAAAGCATCGAAACCTTGGGTTAGTTCCATTTTTTGAACTAAGAGTGGAGGATGGCAATGGATAGGGTACGATGCGGGTACAATAATCCCATACCCATACCCATTTTTCGCATGGGCGTAAAATCATATACTCATACCCTACCCATCGGGTAAATATCCATGCATGCACATGCGCGTACCCTATGAGTATATATGCCCAATGGGTACATGAGGATGCTCAACACAACGGTCTGGGTATACCCATTGGCACAGAATCATACACATGCCCTACCCACGACTAGTCGGGTAGGGTTTGGGCACTGCCCATGGGCACGAAAATGTGCCCATACCCTACTCATGCAGGTCGGGTACCCATGGGTATCTAtgcccatgggtaaaattgccatccttagagGGTTTGGAAGCACCCAAAACCTCCATTACTCCTATAAAGGATACCGGAGTACCCGCCTCCTGAGGGTATCCTCACTCACGAGTGCCCTCCGCACCGTCTGATCCGTGTGCGCCTCGCGCAGATGCCTACTTGTCGCCCTCCCCGCTGTCCAATCGGGTTTTTCCTTGCCTGACCTCCCTGCCGAATTCGTGGGTCCATGACACGCACCCGCGACCACATTTCTGTGGTCAACTTTCCTGTCCTCTGCATGTGCATTTCCAACCCACGACCACATTGAGGACGTGAACATGATTTATCCATCTCACACCTCGAAAACAGGCTAGAAGCGCGCCCTCCGCGAGGTATATGCCGTGGAGCCCGATGAGCGGAAGTACAACCCTTGGTCGGAAATTTCCATCACCTTTGATCGACGTGACCATTAGACCAGCGTCCGCCATGGCGGAACTGCCGCGCTCGTTCTGGTCCCAATTGTTGGTGGTTTCCACCTCACCAAGGTCCTGACGAACTGTGGCAAGCCTCATCCATGCCGAAACATTGAAGAAGATGTAGTTCGATGAGTCATGCATTGAGCTGACTAGGACCAGTTCAAAGGTATCGTCCCGGGCATGGAGGCCTGCTACATCGGAAGGGTCACCCTAGACGTGGTGTTCGGTACCCCGGATAACTATCGTTTGGAGTCTTATGCTTCAACATAGTAACCTTCAGAAGCGGCTACCACGCCCTCCTAGGTCAGACAACATTTGCTCGATTCGGTGTTGTACCACATTATGCTTACCTAAACAAACATAAAGTGCCGACCCTCTCAATAAAGATTACTTGGTGCCCTTTGTGATTGGCTTGATTCAGTGTTGTCTCCACCTGCGAATCGATTTCACAGGCTGCTATGGTTGCACCCCCTACACAACCCATCTATGGATCCACCACGCCCGTCACCTCCCTTCCGCCCGGACCTAACAATCACCTCAGCTCGGGTTCCGGTTTAGGCGTGCCTCGCTTCCACAAGCTTGACTTCCCTGATGATGGTTCGGTCAATCCTCTTGGTTGGCTCCATAGGTGCGAGTAGTTTTTCCACGGATAGCGCACGGCCAAAGCTAACAAGCTATGGACTGCAGTGTACCACCTCACCAGTGACGCTCAGTTCTGGTACTTATAGCTCGAGCGTGATTTCGGCTTGCCGACATGGGAGCGGTTCAAGGAAGCTTGCCATGTTCAGTTTGGGTCATCGCTTTGTGCCAATCCTTTGGGCGAGTTAGCACGTCTGCCATTCACATCCTCGGTTGCTGACTATGCTAGCAGGTTTCTAGCACTCATGTACCGCAAACAATGAGTCATTAACACCGTCCCAGCAACGGTTGTGTACACAGCAGGGCTGCCCGATGGTCTTCGCATTGACGTCGAGCTTCAGCGGCCATCTGACCTCCACACcgcctgttggagaacgtagtaatttcaaaaaaattcctacgcagacgcaagatcatagtgatgcatagcaacgagaggggagagtgttgtccacgtaccctcgtagaccgacagcggaagcgttatcacaacgcggttgatgtagtcgtacgtcttcacgatccgaccgatcaagtaccgaacgcacgacacctccgagttctacacacgttcagctcgatgacgtccctcgaactccgatccagccgagtgttgagggagagtttcgtcagcacgacggcgtggtgacgatgatgatgttccaccggcgcagggcttcgcctaagctccacaacggtattatcgaggtgtaatatggtggaggggggcaccgcacacggctaagagatctcaaggatcaattgttgtgtctctggggtgcccccctgcccccgtatataaaggagcaagggaggaggaggccggccctaggagggggcgcaccaagtgtggagtcctactaggactccctagtcctagtaggattccacctcccatatggaataggaaaagaggaagggaaaaagagaaggaaggaagggggcgccccccttccctagtccaattcggaccagaccaaggggaggggtgcggccacccttgaggcccttttttttctttcccgtatggcccaataaggcccaatacgtattcccgtaactctccggtactccgaaaaatacccgaatcactcggaacctttccgaagtccgaatatagtcgtccaatatatcgatctttacgtctcgaccatttcgagactcctcgtcatgtccccgatctcatccgggactccgaactccttcggtacatcaacatacataaactcataataaaactgtcatcgtaactttaagcgtgcggaccctacgggttcgagaactatgtagacatgaccgagacacgtctccggtcaataaccaatagcgggacctggatgcccatattggctcccacatattctacgaagatctttatcggtcagaccgcataacaacatacgttgttccctttgtcatcagtatgttacttgcccgagattcgatcgtcggtatctcgatacctagttcaatctcgttaccggcaagtctctttactcgttccgtaacacatcatcccgcaactaacttattagtcacaatgcttgcaaggcttatagtgatgtgcattaccgagtgggcctagagatacctctccgacaatcggagtgacaaatcctaatctcgaaatacgccaacccaacaagtacctttggagacacctgtagagcacctttataatcacccatttacgttgtgacgtttggtagcacacaaagtgttcctccggtaaacgggagttgcataatctcatagtcataggaacatgtataagtcatgaagaaagcaatagcaacatactaaacgatcgggtgctaagctaacggaatgggtcaagtcaatcacgtcattctcctaatgaggtgatctcgttaatcaaatgacaactcatgtctatggctaggaaacataaccatctttgattaacgagctagtcaagtagaggcatactagtgacactctgtttgtctatgtattcacacatgtattatgtttccggttaatacaattctagcatgaataataaacatttatcatgatataaggaaataaataatactttattattgcctctagggcatatttccttcaccgccaTCTCCTTTGCCAAGGCCTATGAGCAGCGACATTTCCCTCCAACAACGTCACCGCACCTGCCTTCTGGTTCTACATTGCTCTTGTGCCCCTCCGATCTTCATGCGGTCAATGCAGCTacaaatatcttccatgctagcccCACTAGCACATGTTCTGCCGTCAACCACTCTAGAGCCAACCCCGCCACGGTAGGTTCAGAGCCAGCTAAGTTAGCAGAACGTCGTCGCCAAGGCCTTTTGCTTCAAGTGCGATGAGATTTATGTTTGGGGTCACTGGTGCAGCTCTTCTTCACCGAGGCTGATGACTATGACCAAGATAGTTCCACATCGAAAAAAAATCCATTTTACTACCCTAAATAAAGTTGGTGGTTCACATTACCCCCTCATCTATTTTTCTGCTACTTTCACCCCCtaaacatgttggaaatatgccctagaggcaataataaatggttattattatatttctttgttcatgataaccgtctattgttcatgctataattgtgttatccggaaatcgtaatacatgtgtgaatacatagaccacaacgtgtccctagtaagcctctagttgactagctcgttgatcaacagatagtcatggtttcctgactatggacattggatgtcgttgataacgggatcacatcattaggagaatgatgtgatggacaagacccaatcctaagcatagcataaaagatcgtgtagtttcgtttgctagagcttttccaatgtcaagtatcttttccttagaccatgagatcgtgcaactcccggataccgtaagagtgctttgggtgtgccaaacgtcacaacgtaactgggtgactataaaggtgcactacgggtatctccgaaagtgtctgttgggttggcacggatcgagactgggatttgtcactccgtgtgacggagaggtatctctgggcccactcggtaatgcatcatcataatgagctcaatgtgactaaggcgttagtcacgggatcatgcattgcggtacgagtaaagagacttgccggtaacgagattgaacaaggtattgggataccgacgatcgaatctcgggcaagtaacataccgattaacaaagggaattgtatacgggattgattgaatcctcgacatcgtggttcatccgatgagatcatcgtggaacatgtgggagccaacatgggtatccagatcccgctgttggttattgaccggagaggcgtctcggtcatgtctacatgtctcccgaacccgtagggtctacacacttaaggttcggtgacgctagggttgtagagatatgtgtatgcggaaacccgaaagttgttcgaagtcccggatgagatcccggatgttacgaggagttccggaatggtccggaggtgaagaattatatataggaagtcaagtttcggccaccgggaaagtttcgggggttaccggtattgtaccgggaccaccggaagggtcccgggggtccaccgggtggggccacctatcccggagggccccgtgggctgaagtgggaagggaaccagcccctagtgggctgggcgccccccatgggcctcccccatgcgcctagggttggaaaccctagggtggggggccttcccacttgccttgggggcaaggcacccccttggccggcgccacccaccctagatggggtttggccgccccccccctcccagggggcctatatacagggggagggagggcagcaagatcacaaccttgggcgcctccctcctcccctgctacacctctccctctcgcagaagctcggcgaagccctgccgagacccgctacatccaccaccacgccgtcgtgctgctggatctccatcaacctctccttcccccttgctggatcaagaaggaggagatgtcgctgcaccgtacgtgtgttgaatgcggaggtgccgtccgttcggcactcggtcatcggtgatttggatcacgacgagtacgactccgtcatccacgttcattggaacgcttccgctcgcgatctacaagggtatgtagatgcactcctttcccctcgttgctagtatactccatagatgcatcttggtgagcgtaggaaaattttaaaattatgctacgattcccaacagtggcatcatgagccaggcctatgcgtagttactatgcacgagtagaacacaaagcagttgtgggcgttgatgttgccaattcttcttgccgctactagtcttttcttgtttcggcggtattgtaggatgaagcggcccggaccgaccttacacgtacgcttacgtgagacaggttccaccgactgacatgcactagttgcataaggtggctagcgggtgtctgtctctcctactttagtcggaacggattcgatgaaaagggtccttatgaagggtaaatagaaattggcaaatcacgttgtggtcatacgtaggtaagaaacgttcttgctagaaacctacaaaccacgtaaaaacttgcaacaacaattagaggacgtctaacttgtttttgcagcatgtgttatgtgatgtgatatggccagaagatgtgatgaatgatatatgtgatgtatgagattgatcatattcttgtaataggaatcacgacttgcatgtcgatgagtatgacaaccggcaggagccataggagttgtctttattattttgtatgacctgcgtgtcattgaataacgccatgtaaattactttactttgttgctaaacgcgttagccatagaagtagaagtaatcgttggcgtgacgacttcatgaagacacaatgatggagatcatgatgatggagatcatggtgtcatgccggtgacgaagatgatcatggtgccccgaagatggagatcaaaggagcataatgatattggccatatcatgtcactatttgattgcatgtgatgtttatcatgtttttgcatcttatttgcttagaacgacggtagtaagtaagatgatcccttatgataatttcaagaaagtgttctccctaactgtgcaccgttgcgaaggttcgttgtttcgaagcaccacgtgatgatcgggtgtgatagattctaacgttcgaatacaacgggtgttgacgagcctagcatgtacagacatggcctcggaacacacgcaatacacttaggttgacttgacgagcctagcatgtacagacatggcctcggaacacggaggaccgaaaggtcgagcatgaatcgtatagaagatacgatcaacatggagatgttcaccgatcttgactagtccgtctcacatgatgatcggacacggcctagttaactcggatcatgtttcacttagatgactagagggatgtctatctgagtgggagttcattaaataatttgattagatgaacttaattatcatgaacttagtctaaaatctttacactatgtcttgtagatcaaatggccaacgttgtcctcaatttcaacgcgttcctagagaaaaccaagctgaaagatgatggcagcaactatacggactgggtccggaacctgaggatcatcctcatagcagccaagaaagattatgtcttagaagcaccgctaggtgatgcaccaatcccacagaaccaagacgttatgaacgcttggcagcagcgtgctgatgattactccctcgttcagtgcggcatgctttacagcctagaaccgggtctccaaaagcgttttgagaaacatggagcatatgagatgttcgaggagctgaaattggttttccaagctcatgcccgggtcgagagatatgaagtctccgacaagttcttcagctgtaaaatggaggaaaatagttctgtaagtgagcacatactcagaatgtctgggttgcacaaccgcttgactcagctgggagttaatctcccggatgacgcggtcattgacagaatccttcagtcgcttccaccaagcttcaagagctttgtgatgaactacaatatgcaggggatggaaaagaccattcctgaggtatattcgatgctgaaatcagcggaggtggaaatcagaaaagaacatcaagtgttgatggtgaataaaaccactaagttcaagaagggcaagggtaagaagaacttcaagaaggacggcaagggagttgccgcgcccggtaaaccagttactgggaagaagtcaaagaatggacccaagcctgaaactgagtgcttttattgcaagggaagtggtcactggaagcggaactgccccaaatacttagcggaaaagaaggccggcaacaccaaaggtatatgtgatatacatgtaattgatgtgtaccttaccagtactcgtagtagctcctgggtatttgataccggtgcggttgctcatatttgtaactcaaaacaggaactacggaataaacggagactggcgaaggacgaggtgacgatgcgcgtcgggaatggttccaaggtcgatgtgatcgccgtcggcacgctacctctgcatctacccacgggattagttttaaacctcaataattgttatttagtgccagctttgagcatgaacattgtatctggatctcgtttaattcgagatggctactcatttaaatccgagaataatggttgttctatttatttgagagatatgttttatggtcatgccccgctggtcaatggtttatttttgatgaatctcgaacgtgatgttacacatgttcatagtgtgaataccaaaagatgtaaagttgataacgatagtcccacatacttgtggcactgccgccttggtcacattggtgtcaagcgcatgaagaagctccatgcagatggacttttggagtctcttgattacgaatcatttgacacgtgcgaaccatgcctcatgggtaagatgaccaagactccgttctccggaacaatggagcgagcaaccaacttattggaaatcatacataccgatgtgtgcggtccaatgagtgttgaggctcgcggaggatatcgttatgttctcactctcactgatgacttaagtagatatgggtatgtctacctaatgaaacacaagtctgaaacctttgaaaagttcaaggaatttcagagtgaggttgagaatcaacgtgacagaaaataaaattcttacgatcagatcgtggtggagaatatttaagtcacgaatttggtacacacttaaggaaatgtggaatagtttcacaactcacgccgcctggaacacctcagagaaatggtgtgtccgaacgtcgtaatcgcactctattggatatggtgcgatctatgatgtctcttaccgatttaccgctctcattttggggctatgctttagagactgccgcattcactttaaatagggctccgtcgaaatccgttgagacgacaccgtatgaattatggtttgggaagaaacctaagctgtcgtttctaaaagtttggggatgcgatgcttatgtcaagaaacttcaacctgaaaagctcgaacccaagtcggagaaatgcgtcttcataggataccctaaggaaactattgggtataccttctacctcagatccgaaggcaagatcttcgttgccaagaacgggtcctttctggagaaggagtttctctcgaaagaattgagtgggaggaaagtggaacttgatgaggtgatagtcaccccttccgaaccggaaagtagcgcagcgcgggaaaatgttcctgtggtgcctacaccgactggggaggaagttaatgatgatgatcatgaagcttcggatcaagttactgaacttcgtaggtccacaaggacacgttccgcaccagagtggtacggcaaccctgtcctggaaatcatgttgttagacaacggtgaaccttcgaactatgaagaagcgatggcgggcccggattccgacaaatggctagaagccatgaaatccgagataggatccatgtatgaaaacgaagtatggactttgactgacttgcccgatgatcggcgagccatagaaaacaaatggatctttaagaagaagacggacgcggatggtaatgtgaccatctacaaagctcgacttgtcgctaagggttatcgacaagttcaaggggttgactacgatgagactttctcacccgtagcgaagctgaagtccgtccgaatcatgttagcaattgccgcatactatgattatgagatatggcagatggacgtcaaaacggcattccttaacggcttccttaaggaagagttgtatatgatgcagccggaaggttttgtcgatcctaagaatgctaacaaagtatgcaagctccagcgctcaatctatgggctggtgcaagcatctcggagttggaacattcgctttgatgagatgatcaaagcgtttgggtttacacagacttatggagaagcctgtgtttacaagaaagtgagtgggagctct
This window of the Triticum aestivum cultivar Chinese Spring chromosome 5D, IWGSC CS RefSeq v2.1, whole genome shotgun sequence genome carries:
- the LOC123125939 gene encoding probable calcium-binding protein CML18, encoding MCQAARVCHNNGLVASVSSLLISFVIKPLAKNAILTGRSVLALLAGDGTGNASAAAAPRGQHCEECAARDGARLSSSDAAAVMATLGLVPRRRGSDDDDDDGMVVCGGCEAMGVVEEVAWGSKEAGEAELREAFGVFDRDGDGLVSAAELWGVLRRLGMTEGARYEDCARMVAAAAARHGGVDGGLGFPEFKAMMEHAV